The sequence AGCAGCCAGCTGTGGGCCAGCAACGCCAGCAGGATCAGCAGCCCGAGCGCCGCCAGCCCGCCCTTGCCCTTCAGGGCCCGCGCCACTTCCTGCGGCGGGGTGCGCAGGAACCAGCGCAGCCCCCACAGCAGCGCGCCCAGGACCAACAGCAGCAGCAACACCCGGATCACGACGATCCTCCCACGGTCGCAGCGATGGTATAGTAGCGGCCCATGAAACTCACCCATTTGCTGTTGCTGGCACTGTGGATTATAGCGGCCCTGGGCTGCCAGGGGCCGCTCAACGATCCCTATCCCGCCCGCGAACGCCGGGCCAACATTTTCTACACCTCCTTCAGCGAACGTCCCAAGCACCTGGATCCGGCGGTGGCCTACAGCAGCGACGAATACCGCCTGATCGCCCAGATCTACGAACCGCCGCTCCAGTACCATTATCTGAAGCGCCCCTACACCCTGGTGCCGCTGGCAGCCAGCGAACTGCCGCAGGTGCGCTATTTCGACGCCGCCGGCCGCGAACTGCCCGCCGATACTCCGGCGCCGCGCATCGCCTACAGCGAATGGCGCATCCACATCCGCCCCGGCATGCGCTACCAACCGCATCCGGCCTTCGCCCGCGACGCCGAAGGGCGGCTGCGCTACCGCCACCTCAGCGAGGCGGATCTGGAAGACATCGCCTCGCCGGCCGATTTCCCCCATCAGGCCAGCCGTGAGGTCACCGCGGAAGACTTCGTCTATCAGATCAAGCGCCTGGTCCACCCCCAGATCCACTCCCCCATCGCCGGGCTGATGCAGACGCACATCGTCGGGCTCAAAGATTTCGCCCGGGCCATGCGGCAACGCTACGAGCGGGAAAAACCGGCCGGTTTCTTCGACGTCCGCCCCTATGGCATCGAAGGCGTGAAGGTGGTGGACCGCTACACCTACACCATCCGCATCCACGGCAAATACCCCCAGTTCAAGTACTGGCTGGCGATGCCGTTCTTCGCCCCCATGCCCTGGGAGGCGGATGTGTTCTACCACCAGAGGCCGCTGATCGAGCGCAACCTGACCCTGGACTGGTTCCCGGTGGGCAGCGGCCCTTACCTGCTGCTGGAGAACAATCCCAACCGCCGCATGGTGCTGGCCAGGAACCCCAACTTCCACGGCGAGACCTATCCCGCCGCCGGGGAAGCGGGCGATGCCGCCAGAGGCCTTCTCGCCGACGCCGGCCGCCCCCTGCCTTTCATCGACCGTATCCACTACATCCGCGAACGGGAATCGATTCCCGCCTGGAACAAGTTCCTCCAGGGCTATTACGAAGGCTCGGGGATCGGCTCCGACAGTTTCGAGCAGGCGATCCGTTTCTCCAGCGGCGGCCAGGCGGAGTTGACCCCGGCGATGCAGGCCAAGGGGATTCAACTGCGGACCGCGGTGGCGCCGTCGATCTTCTATCTGGGCTTCAACCTGCTCGACCCGGTGGTCGGCGGCCTCGACGAGTCCCACCGCAAGCTGCGCCAGGCCCTGTCCATCGCCATCGACTACGAGGAATACATCGCCATCTTCGCCAACGGCCGCGGCATCCCGGCTCAGGGAGTGCTGCCGCCGGGGATATTCGGCTACCGCCCCGGCCCCGAGGGCATCAACCCCTACGTCTATCGCTGGCAGGACGGCCGCCCGGTACGCAAACCGATCGCCGAGGCCAAGCGCCTGCTGGCCGAGGCCGGCTTCCCCAACGGCCGCGACCCGAAGACCGGCGCGCCGCTGCTGCTCTACTTCGACGTTCCCGGCGGCGGCCCCGATGACAAGGCCCGCCTCAACTGGTACCGCAAGCAGTTCGCCAAACTGGGCATCCAGCTGGTGGTGCGCGCCACCGACTACAACCGCTTCCAGGAAAAAATGCGCACCGGCGCCGCCCAGATCTTCACCTGGGGCTGGAACGCCGACTACCCCGACCCGGAGAATTTCTTCTTTCTGCTCTACGGCCCCAACGGCAAGGTCAAGTACGGTGGTGAAAACGCCGCCAACTACGCAAACCCCGAGTTCGACCGCCTGTTCGAACGCATGCGGGCCATGGACGACGGTCCCGAGCGCCAGGCGCTCATCGACCGGATGCAGGACATCGTCCGCCGCGACGCCCCCTGGGTGTTCGGCTTCCACCCCAAGAACTTCGCCCTGTACCATCAGTGGCTTTACAATCTGAAGCCGAACCTGATGGCCAACAACACCGTCAAATACCTGCGTCTGAATCCGGATCTGCGCGCCGGGCTCAGGGCCCGCTGGAACCGCCCCCTGTGGTGGCCGCTGCTCGTGCTGCTGGCGGGACTGGCGCTGGCGGTGATCCCCGCCTGGCTGCGTTACCGCAAACGGATGCAAGCGACCGCCCTATGACCGCCTATCTGCTCCGCCGCCTGCTCAACGCCGTCCCCATCCTCATCGGCGTCAATTTCATCACCTTCGTGCTGTTCTTCGTGGTCAATCCGCCGGACGCCATGGCGCGGATGCAGCTGGGGCAGAAATACGTCACCCAGGAAGCCATCGAGCAGTGGAAGCACGCTCACGGCTACGACCTGCCGCTGCTCTACAACGACCGGGCCGAAGGGACGGCGCGCTTCACCCGCACCATCTTCTTCCAGAAGTCAGTGAACCTGTTTCTGTTCCGCTTCGGCCGCTCCGACAGCGGCCGCGACATCGGCGCCGACATCCGCCAGCGCATGTGGCCGTCGCTGGCCATCGCGGTGCCGACCCTGCTCCTCGGGCTGGCGGTCAACATCACCTGCGCCCTGCTGCTGGTGTTCTTCCGCCGCACCTATCTGGAATGGAGCGGGCTGGCCCTGTGCGTGGGACTGATGTCGATCTCGGCGCTGTTCTACATCATCGCCGGCCAGTACCTGTTCGGCAAGCTCATGAAACTGGTGCCGATCTCCGGTTACGACACCGGCCTGGCGGCGATCAAGTTCGTGATCCTGCCGGTGACGGTGGGGGTGGTGTCGGGCATCGGTTCCGGGGTGCGCTGGTACCGCACCCTGTTCCTGGAAGAGATCGAGAAGGACTACGTCCGCAC comes from Methylomarinovum caldicuralii and encodes:
- a CDS encoding ABC transporter permease, which encodes MTAYLLRRLLNAVPILIGVNFITFVLFFVVNPPDAMARMQLGQKYVTQEAIEQWKHAHGYDLPLLYNDRAEGTARFTRTIFFQKSVNLFLFRFGRSDSGRDIGADIRQRMWPSLAIAVPTLLLGLAVNITCALLLVFFRRTYLEWSGLALCVGLMSISALFYIIAGQYLFGKLMKLVPISGYDTGLAAIKFVILPVTVGVVSGIGSGVRWYRTLFLEEIEKDYVRTARAKGLSEPRVLFGHVFQNALIPILTGVVTILPLLFMGNLLMESFFSIPGLGSYTIEAIQRQDFAIVRAMVFLGSVLYIAGLILTDISYTLVDPRVRLQ
- a CDS encoding ABC transporter substrate-binding protein — protein: MKLTHLLLLALWIIAALGCQGPLNDPYPARERRANIFYTSFSERPKHLDPAVAYSSDEYRLIAQIYEPPLQYHYLKRPYTLVPLAASELPQVRYFDAAGRELPADTPAPRIAYSEWRIHIRPGMRYQPHPAFARDAEGRLRYRHLSEADLEDIASPADFPHQASREVTAEDFVYQIKRLVHPQIHSPIAGLMQTHIVGLKDFARAMRQRYEREKPAGFFDVRPYGIEGVKVVDRYTYTIRIHGKYPQFKYWLAMPFFAPMPWEADVFYHQRPLIERNLTLDWFPVGSGPYLLLENNPNRRMVLARNPNFHGETYPAAGEAGDAARGLLADAGRPLPFIDRIHYIRERESIPAWNKFLQGYYEGSGIGSDSFEQAIRFSSGGQAELTPAMQAKGIQLRTAVAPSIFYLGFNLLDPVVGGLDESHRKLRQALSIAIDYEEYIAIFANGRGIPAQGVLPPGIFGYRPGPEGINPYVYRWQDGRPVRKPIAEAKRLLAEAGFPNGRDPKTGAPLLLYFDVPGGGPDDKARLNWYRKQFAKLGIQLVVRATDYNRFQEKMRTGAAQIFTWGWNADYPDPENFFFLLYGPNGKVKYGGENAANYANPEFDRLFERMRAMDDGPERQALIDRMQDIVRRDAPWVFGFHPKNFALYHQWLYNLKPNLMANNTVKYLRLNPDLRAGLRARWNRPLWWPLLVLLAGLALAVIPAWLRYRKRMQATAL